One region of Streptomyces subrutilus genomic DNA includes:
- a CDS encoding PadR family transcriptional regulator, translated as MRLALLALLTRSPAHGYELKQDLEKLLGAAYPQPNVGQIYVTLGRLEKSGLIEGEDVEQSGRPNKRTYKLTDAGREAVLAWFEDTAEEPRVRDEFFMKLALAPRSGLADPVALINKQRRQYLNTMRDLSKLAAAEDRDNKISQLLIEGAMLHLQADLDWLERCQEELE; from the coding sequence TTGCGGCTGGCGCTCCTTGCGCTCCTCACCCGTAGCCCTGCGCACGGTTACGAGCTGAAGCAAGACCTTGAGAAGCTCCTGGGCGCCGCGTACCCTCAGCCCAACGTCGGCCAGATCTACGTCACCCTCGGCAGGCTGGAGAAGAGCGGCCTGATCGAAGGCGAGGACGTCGAGCAGTCGGGCCGGCCCAACAAGCGCACGTACAAGCTGACGGACGCCGGGCGCGAAGCCGTCCTGGCCTGGTTCGAGGACACCGCGGAGGAGCCCCGGGTACGGGACGAGTTCTTCATGAAGCTCGCGCTCGCCCCCCGGTCGGGTCTGGCCGACCCCGTCGCGCTGATCAACAAGCAGCGGCGCCAGTACCTCAACACCATGCGGGACCTGTCGAAGCTGGCCGCGGCCGAGGACCGCGACAACAAGATCTCCCAACTGCTGATCGAGGGCGCCATGCTGCACCTGCAGGCCGACCTCGACTGGCTGGAACGCTGTCAGGAGGAGCTGGAATGA